The genomic window TCTGTTCGGAGCGAGATGTGCCTGAAGGCCATGGCGGCGATCTGGCCTGCGATGGTGAGGACGCGGCCGGCCTGTCGGTCCAGCGGTCCTGGTTGAGCCATGTCGAGAGATTGCACCATGGCCGGTCGTCGCGCTTGGCGACGTAGCGCCTCAGCCCGTCCATGATCGTGTCGAGGTCCGCCCGCTGCCTTGCAGAGGCCCATGCCTTCAACGCCGTCTTGCGGGCCACCTTCTGCGGGTAGAGCGGCCAGACATCGGCATCGAACTCCGCCGTCAGCCCGGTGATGTCGCCACCGCTCCGGCGGGAGCGGCTCTTGCCGGTGCTGGCTGCCACCCCTGCCCCCTCCGGCTCCCGTCCCGGTTCTGCTCCGAGGTCTGCCCCGAGGTCAGGGTTGGGACCGGTATCCGGTTCTGCTGGAAACAGACCCGTCTCCGTCTCGACGGGGGGATTTTTCTTTTGGGCCCCTTTAGGGGCCTTTTCTTTAAGGGGGGAATTTTTCTGTTGGGGGGTGTGGGGGGAAGTGTCTTTTTGTGCTGCACCGTAACGCGTTACGTCACCCGTAACGCCGCGTGACGCTTCGTTATGGTCGAAGGCGTCGGCAATATCGGCCCGATCTGCGGTTTCGCCCGCATTGTCAGGGCCTGTGCCATTTTCCTCGTCTTCCGCTCCCCCGTCACGCGTTACGTCACGCGTTATGCCTGCGTTACGCCCTGAAGCAGGTTTTGCCGCCCGTCTTGCCCGATAGCGGGCCTGCCGTCTGGCCGCAGCGGAACGACCGCCATGGCCTTCATTCGCCATGTCGTCATCCATCTCGACGGTCACCGGCACGAACACAGGTTCGCGCTCGGAAAGCGCCGCAGCCGTCCGTCCGATCAGATCGGCGTCGACGCCTGCCCGCACCATATCGGCTATCAGGGCGGCAACCTCACACATCAGCCGAGTTCCCGCTCGATCCGCTTGCCGATCCGGGCAATGTCGTCGGCCTTGCGCGACAGGTCCATCGCCATTTTCAGCAGCCGGTCATGCTCTTCGCAATGCGCCTTGCGGGCCGCCATGAAGCCGGAGTGCAACCGATCGAAGCCCTCCTTCTCGGCCGTATATTCGTCGAGCAGCGGATTGCTGCCTTCCGGACCGAAGAAGGCCTCGCGGACCTCGCTAACCCATGCCCGGGGCACATTCAGATCCCGGGCAAGCGTGGTATCCGTCCAGGATCCGCGATAGCCGCGGTCGCCATAGACGTCGTCCAGCTTCTCGGTGATGATCCGCCGGTCCTCACGGTCCATCGCCGGCGGCGGATCGGCCTGCGGTGCAGTCGTGGGAGCTTCGGTGGGTGCGGGAGCTGCGGCTGCGGCTGCCGTCGTCCTGACGGCAAGTGCCTTTGCTGTCGCCGCTGCCTTTCGCGGCTTTGCTGCTGCCATGGTCTGTCCTTTCATGCGGTTTCGGGTGGAAGTGTTTCGCCGGCAGGCCGGGCACCGGTCGTCGGCCGGTGTGGCGCCGACGGTCCAGCCGCCGGCGCGAAAGTGGTCCGTGACGGCCTCGGGTGGCCCCTGCCGGAGCGCGGCGCTGAGGATCGCGTAGCCGCTGGCCTCGCAGCAGCCGCAGACGATCCGCAGCGCTGTGGCCATGCCGGCAGCGTGCGCGACGGTCGCGCGCTCGAAGTGGCGGGCCGGTGCGTTTGTGGTTCTTCCCGTGGTGCTCATGCTGTGGTCTCCCGCAGAATTTCCTCGGCATATCCGCCCCATTGGATGGCCATGGCGCGCGCAATCCCCGGATATGTCCGGGAGCGCAGCCGCCAGCGGTCCGCCCCGGGCGGGGCACGGTGAACGATCGACCAGCGCCTGTGTTCATCCGTGCCGGGTTTTGGCGGGATCAGCCTGTCGGTCGGCGTCAGTTTCGGCAGGGAGCGCAGATAGAGCGCGGTCGCCTTGAAGGCCCTGTCGCCGAACCACCACGGCTGCACCGTCTGTGCCGGCGGCGCATAGCCTTCAATCCGGGCCCTGGCATGCCGGTGCATCACCGGGTTCTCGACCGCGACCCGCTCCACCGGCGCATTCCAGCAGGCCGCAAACAGCGCCGCACCCTCATCCAGAAGCCGCCACATGATCACGCGGCGGGCATCGGTATCGAGCGACGGCCATGCCTGCTTCTCTTCCGCCGTTGTCTCCGCCGGCGGATTGGTCGGTGGACCGGAGAGCCAGCGAACCCCGCTGTTGCAAAGCCGGGTGCACGGCGGATGCATCACCGCCAGCAGATCCCAGCCGTCATTCAGGATCTCACGGATATCGCAGATCATGTGGCGGTTGCTGCCGTCTTCTGCCGGCAGCAGATCGCAGGACCAGACATCATGACCGAGAGCGGCAAAGGCCCGGCGCACCACGCCCGAGGTCTCGCAGCCAATCAGGATCCGCATCGGCGAAGAAGAATGCAGGACGGGCGAGGTTACGGCAGAAGCCGGCCCCGTCTCGGTTGCCATCACCATGCCGGCGTCCTCTTGATGTAGGGCCGGTACATCAGCTTCTGATGCTCCGGGCAGTAGGCGGCCCCCTCCGCCACCGGCCTGCCGCAACAGGGCGTATCCGGCCCGAGCCGCTCCCCGCCCGGCGTCAGCACCAGCCGGCAGCGGAATTCGCCGCAGTCGATGAACGCCACGGTCGGGGCCCCGGGGAGCTGCATGTGCTGGGTGTCATAGGCCTCGACCGGGATCAGCCTGGGTTTGTCCACCGTCCCGGCCCCGGCTGCCTTCTTCCGCTTTGCCAGAAGCTTGGCGGCCTTCGACTTTCGCTCCGCGGCTTTATCCGCTGCGGTCTTCTTTTCCCTCACGGGAAACAGCTCCGGATTGCGGCGGGCAATGCCGGCAACCACCATGCGCGACACGCCCCACGCCTCGGCAATCGCCGTCAGCGCCTTGCCATCCCGGCGCATCGCGGCCATCGCCTCTATCTCCTGACGGTCCCAGTGCTTCACAAGGCCTCTCCTTTCCGTTCGGGATGCCCGCCCGTGACTAAGGGCGGGACACCGGAGCGGAAGGACGATCAATTCCGTGCCGGCTTCACGCCGCCGGTCGCAAACGGCGCCAGCCGCCGCCTCGGTCGCAGCCTCGATCGCTTCCATGCAGAGGGCGTCCAGTTCATCCTCGGTGAGGTCGCGCATCGGGATTGCCGGTGGCGTGTCCTCTTCGGCGGGACGGCTGGTTTCTTCCGGCTGCCATGGCCGGGGCCGGATCTCGCCGGGCATCACCCGGTGCGATGGGGCTTCGGCAAAGGGAAATGCGCCTTTCATCGCTCGTTCCTCCCGCCGGGCACCGAAAGACCGCCGCCGGCAATCGCGCCGATCAGGCAGCGCTTCAGACGGTCCTCGCTGATTTCCTTGTCGGAGAGTTTCTGCAGGCATTGATGCGCTTCCCCAGGCGTCACATGCCCGTCTGCCAGCGCTTCGAGGATCGTGCTCATCAGTTCGCTTTCGCTTGCCTGATCGCCGGCCATGCACTGGATCAGCGACAGCGCCGTCCTGCTGCGCTCATCCGGTTCGCTCAGCCGCCGGCCCGAGGCTGCTGCCATGGCCTCGGTCACCAGCGGCGCGTCGGTATCCTCTTCCAGGATCCGCACCACCGGGATCGGCATGATGTCGGTATCGTGCTTGCCGTTCCAGCGGCCGACCGAGCTGGTCGAGCGGTTGGTGATCAGCGCAACGCGCTCGATCCCCCCTGCCCTTTTGATCAGGTCGCGCTGGGCGCAGCGGACGGCGAGGATGAACGGATCGATGGAGGGCTCTTCGGCCATGTCTCTCCCTTTCGAAAACAACAAAAGGCCATGCGCGCCGGGGAATACCCGGCGTCGTTTCCCATGGCGGGACGGTGGATCGCGGTTTAGGGTCAGGTCAGTCGGATAAGGCACCTAGGGCGGGCGAAGCCGGAAGGGACAGCAGGATGGGCCGGGGGCCGCAGCAGTTGAAAGGGACCAGCGCCGGAGCAGGCCTCGCCCGCTCCGGCGCACCCCGCGCGGACCGGCCGGGAGGAGAAAGCCGGTCACACGCCGCGCGCTGCAACGGACCGGCACAGATGCTGCCCGGAGCGCGCGAAGGGAAAAAGGGAAAGGCCATGCCGCGTGCAACGCATTGCACAGGGGCATGGCGTGACCGGAACAAAGCCGGCAAGGTGTCCGCGATGCCGGTCTGGCAACTGCGGATCGGGGGGAGAGAATTGAAGCTACCTCCATCATTCGGAGGCCTCTTCGACGCTTATGGCGAAGTCCATATCAGCCAGGGAAATTCGGCCGGCTGTTTGCTCAACTATTTTCAGTTTCCAGCGCGCAGGAATGCTCGATCGTTCAAGCCATTTTCTACGTGCCCAGTATCCAGCGCCGCAGGTTTCGGCAGCGTCAGATATCTCATTCCAGCGTGATGGGGCGTTCTTACAGCTCATGCGACATAAATCGGACGATTTGTCCAATATGTCAACAGAGCAAATGTCCCAACACAGACTTATTGTCCAATGTTAATATTGAAACATGAGCGAATCGGATGAATTCCTATTCAACAACGACTATTGCGGCCGCGTGAAGCGCTTCCGTCAAGAAACCAATATGTCTGCCGCCCAGATGGCGACTCTACTTTCGATTCCGCCCGAGCGATATCGCAAATACGAAAACCGCAGCCCATTGCCTCCATACCTTATCGGCAAATTCTGCCAAATCGTAGGCTGCGACCTTGAGCACCTCCTGCTTGGAAAGCCGCGCTCGCGAGTAAAGCCAATGATTGTTTCCCGCGGAGAAGCCACTTCGCCACAAAAACGAAGAACAGGAACAGGCGGCTAACTCTGCGCTTAGCCGCCTCACAGGGAACTCTCAAAGGCAGAGAACCGCCCCCCCCTAAACTAAACACCCTACCCCACAGAGCGCTCAAAGCGACCCTCGTAGAATTCCCATCGCCAATGCGGCAATCGCAGCGACTCAGCGTCACATCGCGACAGCTACCCCGCAATAAATCTCACCCTTTTAAACACCTCAGGCCAAAACGTCCATATAGATATTTTGTCCATATTGTCCATTTTCACTGTTTACATATTGGACATATTGTCCCATTTTCTTTTCTGAACCTGCTCTTTGTGTGACCGACCGGCATGACGGCCGGCCACCGAAGATAGCCGAGAAAAGGAAAGCGACATGAAGAGCCTTGGTATCAGCGTACCGGTTACACGCAGCCCGAACGCCGTAGAAATCGCGTCAGATAGTCTGATAACGCACCGATTTCCCGCATGTAACCCGACAAATGCAACAAACACAGGCTTGGGCAAAGCTTCTTGGCTCGGATTCGTCGTTGGCCTCTGTGCCGGCATGAGCGTCACCGCACTTCTTGCCCTCACCATCCTCGGAAGCTGAGCTTTTGCACCCCAGGTGGAACATGGCGTTCGCCCCATGTTCTCGCCTTGTCCTAAACCAACTTCGGGAGCCAAGACGATGAAGCCAGAGGCAATCGATGGAATGAACTCCAGCAACCACAAGGCAGGCCTGGATGAAACCGCCAGCCCCATCGCATGCACTTTCAACGCAAAATGGCTGTGGCCGATGAAGGCCGTGATCGACTATGCCCGCTCGCAGGATCCGGCTCGCTTTCCCCTCGGTCATGTCGGTGTAGAACCGGCGCCGGAAGGCGGCGTATTCGTCAGCGTCTTCAGCGGTCACGCCATGGCCGTGATCCACGATCCGGACGGAAGGGCATCCGAAGCCGTGACGCTCGACCTTCCTGACGGAGCCTTCGACCTCCGCCGGCCGCAGGATCCGATCAGGATGTTCTCCTGCGGCTGGGAACATGCCTTCAACCTGCCGGAATGGACACAACCCGGTGAGGCCCTGTTCCACGAAGCCGGAATGATGATCTTTCCGAAGATGGCACCGCCCAGTTGGCATGCCGATGCCGGAGAGGGTGAGGATTTTCTGCCCGTGCTGTTTCAGCAGTCTGCATCCGGCTGCAACCGTCTGATGCCCGGCCACGACTACCGCATCAGCCGGGGCATTCCCCACGACTGGAGGCGGTTGATCGCAAACTGGAAGGCAGGTTCGTTCGGGGCCGACGAGATCCGGTTCAATCCGCAGATACCGGCCCTGTTCTCCGGCTTCCTCGATGCCATGAGCCCTCACCGGACACTCAGCACAAAGCACTGGCTGCGCAAGACCGGACCGAATGTGATGACCGTGGCGGGTCATCCGGAGTTCATCGGCTTCTGGATGCCCATGCGGGAGGCAAAGCCGGGAACCGAGCCGGCAGAGTTCACACACATCCCGGCAAGGTTTCTGAATGAAGTATCCAGCGATGGCTAATCGTCCGCCTGCACGCGAGCGGCTGGACGGCTATCGGGCGCTCGTTTCCAGAGCTGTCCCGCTGGCTGACATTCTGGCCGATACCGCCGGCATGCATCTTGAGGTCACTGGTCCGGGCGAACCGGAAATCATCTGCTCGCTTCCGGTCACATGCCCTGCCGACAACCGCGAACTGATCCGGCGGCATATCGAAATCCCCACCGACCTGATCGGCATGCTGGATGCCGCGGCCAGACGAGATGTCGAACGGCGGCGCGAGATCGAACGGCTGCGACAGGCGCTTGAGGCGAAAGGAGGCAAACCCGCGAAGGACTATGCCGCCGAATGCGCCATGAAGTGCGCAGAGCCGGCCTTCATGCGGTTTCTGATCGAGCGACACGACCTGCCGCATCCGGCGACAGACAAGACGGCCGCAACGCGCGTGCGGTCAGTTCTCGCGATCGCAAGCCCGGGCCAATTGAATACGGATCCTGCGGCGGCGGCAGGCTGGAGGGAAATGGTCAAGGAATTCGAGATGTGGAGGAACAGAGGATGACGAGGATGGATGTTCGCCCCCTCCCAGCGCAGGTCGCAGATCTGGCCGCACAGCAAGGCCGACTCTTTCGGCTAACCTGAGGCGTCCCGCCCTCCGTCCACAACAGAAAACAGTCGGCCTCACCCTCGCTCATCATGCAATGGCCGGAACAGAAAGCAGGAAGAGACAGATGGCAAATCGCCGCGCTGAAATCACGCAAGCAGAAATGAGACGGTACTTCAAAGCGGCACGCGAGGCCGGTTTCGAAAGGGCGCGATTTGTCCGCCATCCAGATGGCAAGATCGAGATTATTGGCGAAGGCGGTCCCGCAGCACTCGTCGTGAGTGATCTTTCGCCTTTCGAAGAATGGGAACTTGAAAATGCGCGCAAGGTTTAAAGGAATCAACACGGTTCGGCGCAAGCTGGCCAGCGGCCTGGTTGAAACCTACTACTATCACCGGGCGACGGGCGCTCGCCTCAAAGGGAAACCCGGCTCGCCGGAGTTCATAGCGTCCATTGCAGAAGCGGTAGAAAAATCACGAAAGCGCGACGCCGGAACACTGGCAGGTCTCATGCGCGATTTTGAAGAAACTGCCAAATGGCGCAGGCTGGCCGCCTCTACACAATACGAATACAGGCGCGTTTTCAGGTTTTGGGAAGACACGTATGGCAGCGTCCCGCATGCGGCACTTGAGGACAAGGCATTTCGTCGCGCTATCGTGAAATGGCATGACAGCTTCTCTGCTGACAAACCGCGCGAAGCCGACAACCGCGTCACGATTTTAAGCCGGGTGCTGTCATGGGCAGCAAAGGATGGGCCGCTCGGCAAAAATGTGCTGGAAGGCTTCGACAAAGCTTACAAAAGCGACCGCTCCGACAAGATTTGGCTTCCTGAGCATTTCGAAGCCTTCATGGCGGTAGCAAGCGCAGAGATGCAGCTTGCCATGGTTCTGGCGCTTCACACCGGCCAACGCCAGGGCGATCTTCGGCGGCTGGCATGGGGCAACTATGACGGCTCACATCTGCGCCTCACCCAGCAGAAGACGAAGCGGTATGTGGCAATCAAATGCACCAAGGCACTCAAAGCGACGCTGGACGGGCTCGAA from Martelella sp. NC20 includes these protein-coding regions:
- a CDS encoding tyrosine-type recombinase/integrase translates to MRARFKGINTVRRKLASGLVETYYYHRATGARLKGKPGSPEFIASIAEAVEKSRKRDAGTLAGLMRDFEETAKWRRLAASTQYEYRRVFRFWEDTYGSVPHAALEDKAFRRAIVKWHDSFSADKPREADNRVTILSRVLSWAAKDGPLGKNVLEGFDKAYKSDRSDKIWLPEHFEAFMAVASAEMQLAMVLALHTGQRQGDLRRLAWGNYDGSHLRLTQQKTKRYVAIKCTKALKATLDGLERRSPLILTTKTGRPFQKRYLAEQWAEAQQAAAVEDLHFHDIRGTTVTMLFEAGCNLGEIAAVTGHSLRRAQDILDKYLARTSRLADSAIAKFENVLETDFAKQVAKRGGSEEAK
- a CDS encoding transcription factor iiib subunit, which translates into the protein MANRRAEITQAEMRRYFKAAREAGFERARFVRHPDGKIEIIGEGGPAALVVSDLSPFEEWELENARKV
- a CDS encoding GcrA family cell cycle regulator → MKGAFPFAEAPSHRVMPGEIRPRPWQPEETSRPAEEDTPPAIPMRDLTEDELDALCMEAIEAATEAAAGAVCDRRREAGTELIVLPLRCPALSHGRASRTERRGLVKHWDRQEIEAMAAMRRDGKALTAIAEAWGVSRMVVAGIARRNPELFPVREKKTAADKAAERKSKAAKLLAKRKKAAGAGTVDKPRLIPVEAYDTQHMQLPGAPTVAFIDCGEFRCRLVLTPGGERLGPDTPCCGRPVAEGAAYCPEHQKLMYRPYIKRTPAW
- a CDS encoding helix-turn-helix domain-containing protein; this encodes MSESDEFLFNNDYCGRVKRFRQETNMSAAQMATLLSIPPERYRKYENRSPLPPYLIGKFCQIVGCDLEHLLLGKPRSRVKPMIVSRGEATSPQKRRTGTGG